A genomic window from Periophthalmus magnuspinnatus isolate fPerMag1 chromosome 16, fPerMag1.2.pri, whole genome shotgun sequence includes:
- the trip13 gene encoding pachytene checkpoint protein 2 homolog — translation MEMEAQCQNINVEVLVKSQSTAKLSDVKSHVLSLLNRHSLIFGNYSWTEFDEEFLCRNVQSVAIVDLEDMITQPLDLKNCAISVHIFTLNEDGPSTLNLEDDEELYAANHWLLPAAEFHGIWESLVYESGVKTQLLDYVTTAIFFSDKNVDSNLISWNRVVLLHGPPGTGKTSLCKALAQKLSIRLSNRYSYGQFVEINSHSLFSKWFSESGKLVTKMFQKIQQLIDDKEALVFVLIDEVESLTAARNASQAGTEPSDAIRVVNSVLTQLDQIKRHSNVVILTTSNVTEKIDLAFVDRADIKQYIGPPSEKGIYNIFLSCLEELMKCQIIYPRQQLFTMFELETMGFAKSEVSEHSLKLRSIALKSRGLSGRALRKLPFLAHAMFVKTPTVNLDRFLDAMDRAVDKQKEEKSNLVNGV, via the exons ATGGAGATGGAGGCGCAGTGTCAAAATATTAATGTTGAAGTCCTCGTCAAATCTCAAAG caCTGCCAAACTGTCAGACGTGAAGAGTCATGTCCTATCTCTGCTGAATCGCCACAGTTTGATATTTGGAAATTACAGCTGGACGGAGTTTGATGAAGAGTTCCTCTGTAGAAATGTACAGTCTGTGGCTATAGTTGATCTTGAAGACATGATTACCCAG CCCCTGGATCTAAAGAACTGTGCGATCTCTGTGCACATTTTCACACTGAATGAAGATGGTCCAAGCACTCTCAATTTAGAAGATGATGAGGAACTCTATGCAGCCAATCATTGGTTGCTGCCAGCAG cTGAATTCCATGGAATCTGGGAGAGTCTGGTTTATGAAAGTGGAGTCAAAACCCAG CTTTTGGATTATGTCACAACAGCAATCTTCTTCTCAGACAAAAATGTTGACAGTAACCTGATCTCCTGGAATCGGGTTGTGTTGCTTCATG GGCCCCCGGGCACTGGGAAGACCTCACTGTGTAAAGCTCTGGCACAAAAGCTGTCAATCAGACTTTCAAATCG GTATTCTTACGGACAATTTGTAGAGATAAACAGTCACAGTTTGTTCTCAAAGTGGTTTTCAGAg AGTGGCAAACTGGTcacaaaaatgtttcaaaagaTCCAGCAGCTAATTGATGACAAAGAAGcgcttgtgtttgttttgatcgATGAG GTAGAAAGTTTAACGGCTGCAAGAAATGCATCTCAAGCCGGAACAGAGCCATCTGATGCCATCCGAGTGGTAAACTCTGTCCTCACTCAGCTGGACCAGATCAAACG TCACTCCAATGTTGTTATCTTGACTACCTCCAATGTGACGGAAAAGATAGATTTGGCATTTGTGGACAGAGCTGACATTAAGCAGTACATTGGACCTCCTTCGGAGAAAGGCATCTACAACATTTTTCTTTCCTGTCTGGAAGAGCTCATGAAG TGCCAGATCATCTACCCTCGGCAGCAGCTGTTCACCATGTTTGAACTAGAAACAATGGGCTTTGCAAAGAGTGAGGTCTCTGAACACAGTCTGAAGCTCAGGAGCATTGCACT AAAAAGTAGAGGTTTGAGTGGAAGAGCTCTTCGAAAGCTACCATTTTTAGCCCATGCAATGTTTGTCAAG ACACCAACTGTAAATCTGGACAGGTTCCTGGATGCAATGGACAGGGCTGTGGACAaacagaaggaggagaaaagtaACCTAGTCAATGGAGTCTGA
- the brd9 gene encoding bromodomain-containing protein 9, with protein sequence MGKKHKKHKPEWRTVDDYEDKALEKPLKLVLKVGGSEVTELSGSGHDSSYYDDRSDHERERHKDKKKKKKKKSEKDKDKYVDDEERRRRKEEKRKKREREQNETEAAAASGVVPAEQFAPKTISISLEPEEKKKKKERYDIEHDIEEFHPNIKVDVEQQGDRPVRACRTQQGNESTPRQQLLEHFLRQLQRKDPHGFFAFPVTDAIAPGYSMIIKHPMDFSTMKDKIRNNEYNTVTEFKADFKLMCDNAMVYNRPETVYYKAAKKLLHTGFKMMSKDRLLVLKRSMSFMQDMDFSQQAAILGDEDLTEDLPPPEIMPIAVDSAKKSRKQPAKEVISYLFEPEGNACSLTDSTAEEHVLALVEHAADEARDRINRYMPNSKIGYLQKDTEGSLLYTVVNQADPDATEDEVHKIDLSSLSHKLLPGLTTLGFKDDRRHKVTFLSSAYNVQSLQKNSVFPDLSPDEVDMLYSAYGDDTGVQCALSIQEFVKGCGSVTKRLVDGLLDKMTAGDHTKAVNQIRLKRNMTLKPDETKGSICDIQMSDGTGLGDSSSVLDFMSMKNYPDMSLDISMLNSLGKTLKKEPSNEDSQQHFDDADKLLQEFQEAQVDRVGSRPSSNLSSLSNVSERDQHHVGSPSHLGVGDQSELVHDPYEFLQSPEPEGSGS encoded by the exons atgggaaagaagcATAAGAAGCATAAACCGGAGTGGAGAACTGTTGATG ATTATGAAGACAAGGCCCTTGAGAAGCCGCTCAAACTAGTGCTCAAAGTCGGAGGGAGTGAAGTGACTGAACTCTCTGGATCTGGCCATGACTCGAGTTATTATGACGACCGATCTGATCACGAGCGAGAACGACACAaggataaaaagaaaaagaagaagaaaaagtcaGAAAAGGACAAAGACAAGTATGTGGATGATGAAGAAAGAAGACGTCGAAAG GaggaaaaaaggaagaagagagaacgAGAGCAAAATGAAACAGAGGCTGCTGCTGCCAGTGGTGTCGTGCCAGCTGAACAATTTGCACCAAAAACGATAAGTATTTCATTAGAG ccagaggagaagaaaaagaaaaaagaaagatatgACATTGAGCATGACATAGAGGAGTTTCATCCCAATATTAAAGTGGATGTGGAACAGCAAGGGGACCGGCCAGTCAGAGCATGCAGGACACAACAAGGCAA CGAATCAACTCCAAGGCAACAGCTGCTGGAACACTTTCTACGACAGCTACAAAG gAAAGACCCCCATGGGTTTTTTGCCTTTCCAGTAACGGATGCCATTGCTCCGGGTTATTCCATGATCATCAAGCATCCTATGGATTTCAGCACCATGAAAGACAAAATTCGAAACAATGAGTACAACACTGTAACAGAGTTCAAG GCTGACTTTAAACTCATGTGTGACAATGCTATGGTGTACAATCGACCAGAGACTGTTTACTACAAAGCTGCCAAAAAGTTACTTCACACAGGATTCAAGATGATGAGCAAA GATCGGTTATTGGTTCTGAAGCGCAGCATGTCCTTTATGCAAGACATGGACTTCAGCCAACAGGCAGCCATTCTAGGGGATGAGGACCTCACCGAAGATTTACCTCCTCCAGAGATCATGCCTATAGCAGTGGACTCAGCAAAGAAGTCAAGGAAGCAACCAGCTAAAGAAGTGATTAG TTACTTGTTTGAGCCAGAGGGAAATGCCTGCAGTCTGACTGATAGCACAGCAGAAGAGCACGTTCTGGCTCTGGTAGAACATGCAGCAGATGAAGCCCGAGATCGTATCAACAGATACATGCCCAACTCTAAG ATTGGTTATTTACAAAAAGATACAGAAGGATCTCTACTCTACACTGTTGTTAATCAAGCTGATCCAGATGCCACAG AAGATGAGGTCCACAAAATAGACCTTAGTTCACTGTCTCACAAGCTTCTCCCAGGTTTAACGACACTGGGATTCAAAGATGATAGAAGGCATAAAG TTACATTTTTGAGCAGTGCCTACAATGTCCAGAGTCTGCAGAAGAACTCTGTATTTCCAGACTTGTCTCCTGATGAGGTGGATATGCTCTACTCTGCCTACGGTGATGATACTGGGGTACAATGCGCACTAAG TATACAGGAGTTTGTTAAGGGTTGTGGCAGTGTCACAAAGCGTTTAGTGGATGGACTTCTTGACAAAATGACGGCAGGAGATCACACAAAGGCTGTGAATCAGATCAGACTG AAAAGGAATATGACACTTAAACCTGATGAAACAAAAGGCAGCATTTGTGATATTCAG ATGTCAGATGGCACAGGTTTGGGAGACAGCAGTTCGGTGCTTGATTTTATGTCAATGAAGAACTATCCTGACATGTCACTGGACATTTCTATGTTAAATTCACTGG GTAAGACGTTAAAGAAGGAACCAAGTAATGAGGACAGCCAGCAGCACTTTGATGATGCTGACAAACTCCTGCAGGAGTTTCAGGAAGCTCAGGTGGACCGAGTGGGATCCAGACCCTCTTCaaacctgtcctctctctccaatGTGTCAGAACGAGACCAGCACCATGTTG GGAGTCCCTCACACCTGGGCGTTGGTGATCAGTCTGAGTTGGTTCATGACCCTTATGAGTTCCTGCAGTCTCCAGAGCCTGAGGGTTCAGGCAGCTGA
- the zdhhc11 gene encoding palmitoyltransferase ZDHHC11 — protein sequence MNCFNQRLRRTAPICSGGSRNDLVPSKPARMNGWSWPPQVAQVIGWLMFIYMAIVSFGIYVPLLPPPWNHVAYALIGIAFVLHFVTHLVAEIIDPADVSVRAKQTYSNPVPLFDRTKQSHVIQDLHCYLCDVKVGPKVKHCGVCNKCVQDFDHHCIWLNNCVGGRNYWYFFVALCSATFGTLLLIIVILFIFIQHYLDPDNLRTAPQFNNLLTNETWLVFLPAAPLKTTSAGLLVVAFITVLLSQVSLLLLGHLLGLHLYLLYKGISTHDHIKMQRQKQARNKDLEVERSSEINHHNKAAKSQTHSINCEPTPNSSVCGSRLSEFAEIHVPVFV from the exons ATGAACTGTTTTAATCAGAGGTTAAGACGCACGGCTCCTATATGCAGCGGTGGCAGTAGAAATGATCTGGTGCCCTCCAAACCCGCTCGGATGAATGGGTGGTCTTGGCCTCCTCAAGTGGCACAAGTCATAGGCTGGCTTATGTTCATCTATATGGCCATTGTGAGCTTTGGCATCTATGTCCCTCTCCTGCCCCCGCCGTGGAACCATGTTGCCTATGCG CTCATAGGAATagcatttgttttacattttgttactcATTTAGTAGCCGAGATCATAGACCCGGCCGATGTGAGTGTGAGAGCTAAACAGACCTACTCCAATCCAGTGCCACTGTTCGATCGGACCAAGCAGTCTCATGTCATCCAAGACCTGCACTGCTACCTGTGTGACGTCAAAGT GGGTCCAAAGGTGAAACATTGTGGTGTGTGCAACAAATGTGTTCAAGATTTTGATCATCACTGTATATGGCTGAACAACTGTGTTGGTGGACGAAACTATTG gTATTTTTTCGTCGCGTTGTGTTCAGCTACATTTGGCACACTACTGTTGATTatagtaattttatttatattcatcCAGCACTATCTGGATCCAGACAACTTGAGGACTGCTCCACAATTCAATA ATTTGCTGACAAACGAGACCTGGTTGGTATTTTTGCCCGCAGCTCCTCTAAAGACCACATCGGCTGGTCTCCTTGTTGTAGCCTTCATTACAGTCTTATTGAGCCAGGTCAGTCTGCTGCTGCTTGGTCATCTATTAGGCCTCCATCTTTACTTAT TGTACAAAGGGATAAGCACACACGATCATATCAAAATGCAGCGACAAAAACAAGCCAGGAACAAAGATCTTGAGGTGGAAAGATCCAGTGAAATAAATCATCATAACAAAGCTGCAAAG AGTCAAACACACTCCATTAATTGTGAACCAACCCCTAATTCAAG tgtttgTGGCAGTCGCCTTTCTGAGTTTGCTGAG ATACATGtgcctgtttttgtttag